Proteins encoded in a region of the Streptomyces sp. NBC_01471 genome:
- a CDS encoding S16 family serine protease, with translation MLLRNPRSRVLAVCAVLVLALLGTAAFAPLPFSVAQPGLTANVLGDDKGQPVISITGAPVRKTSGQLRMVTIEATGPSTDVDLGQVVDGWFRTDRAVMPRDAVYPGGGSDSQIEQHNLDEMKGSQDAATEAALSYLGDSSDKIRVALHLADVGGPSAGLLFSLGIIDKLDGDGAGADLTGGRTIAGTGTIDDSGKVGAVGGVALKTQSAARDGATVFLVPKAECSDARSGLPHGLRLIPVTTLKGAVSVLRTLKKGGPVPGC, from the coding sequence GTGCTCCTCCGCAATCCGCGCTCCCGTGTCCTCGCCGTCTGTGCCGTCCTGGTGCTCGCCCTCCTCGGTACGGCGGCCTTCGCGCCGCTGCCGTTCTCGGTGGCGCAGCCGGGGCTCACCGCCAACGTGCTCGGTGACGACAAGGGGCAGCCCGTGATCAGCATCACCGGCGCACCCGTGCGGAAGACGTCCGGGCAGCTGCGGATGGTGACCATCGAGGCGACCGGGCCGTCCACCGACGTGGATCTGGGGCAGGTGGTCGACGGCTGGTTCCGTACCGACCGGGCGGTCATGCCGCGCGACGCCGTCTATCCGGGCGGCGGCAGCGACTCCCAGATCGAGCAGCACAACCTCGACGAGATGAAGGGCTCGCAGGACGCCGCGACCGAGGCCGCCCTCTCCTACCTCGGTGACAGCTCGGACAAGATCAGAGTGGCCCTGCACCTCGCGGACGTCGGCGGCCCCAGTGCGGGACTGCTCTTCTCGCTCGGCATCATCGACAAGCTGGACGGCGACGGTGCGGGCGCCGACCTCACCGGCGGCCGGACCATCGCCGGTACGGGAACGATCGACGACTCCGGGAAGGTCGGCGCGGTCGGGGGAGTGGCGCTGAAGACGCAGTCCGCCGCCCGGGACGGGGCCACCGTCTTCCTCGTACCGAAGGCCGAGTGCTCGGACGCCAGGTCCGGGCTGCCGCACGGGCTGCGGCTGATCCCGGTCACCACGCTCAAGGGCGCGGTGTCGGTCCTGCGGACGCTGAAGAAGGGCGGTCCGGTCCCCGGCTGCTGA
- a CDS encoding glycine betaine ABC transporter substrate-binding protein: MRVRTTLAAVGAGVLVGSAALSGCGLTSGSPMVDDVKPGSIGRGLPLKGASLTVTSKQFTEQIILGQMMGLAFKAAGASVLDRTDVQGSIGAREAVKSGSADGMYEYTGTAWITYLGHTKPIPDPRKQWQAVHDADLANGITWLPPARLNNTYALAANKKNAAKYHLKDLSDVARLAKENPSAATVCVEAEFAVRNDGLPGVEKAYGFSIPPSHIRKMDSGVVYTQVSGGSTCTLGEVFTTDGRIPHLGLTVLTDNRKFFPNYNAAPEMYTKAMKKHPAIADVLNPITKRLTTRIAQQLNAKVDVDGQDPHEVAKAWLIREGFIRNG; the protein is encoded by the coding sequence ATGCGGGTACGTACGACACTCGCGGCGGTCGGGGCCGGGGTCCTGGTGGGGTCGGCCGCGCTGTCGGGGTGCGGGCTCACCAGTGGCAGCCCGATGGTCGACGACGTGAAGCCGGGGTCCATCGGCCGCGGGCTGCCGCTGAAGGGGGCGAGCCTCACGGTCACGTCGAAGCAGTTCACCGAGCAGATCATCCTGGGCCAGATGATGGGTCTTGCCTTCAAGGCGGCCGGTGCGTCGGTCCTGGACCGGACGGACGTCCAGGGGTCGATCGGCGCGCGCGAGGCGGTCAAGTCCGGTTCGGCGGACGGGATGTACGAGTACACGGGCACGGCCTGGATCACCTATCTCGGGCATACGAAACCCATCCCCGACCCGCGGAAGCAGTGGCAGGCGGTGCACGACGCGGACCTGGCGAACGGCATCACCTGGCTGCCGCCCGCACGGCTCAACAACACGTACGCGCTGGCGGCGAACAAGAAGAACGCGGCGAAGTACCACCTCAAGGACCTGTCCGACGTGGCACGGCTGGCGAAGGAGAACCCGTCGGCGGCGACGGTCTGCGTCGAGGCCGAGTTCGCGGTACGCAACGACGGGCTGCCCGGAGTGGAGAAGGCGTACGGCTTCTCGATCCCGCCGTCGCACATCAGGAAGATGGACAGCGGCGTCGTCTACACCCAGGTCTCCGGCGGCAGCACCTGCACGCTGGGCGAGGTGTTCACGACGGACGGCCGCATCCCCCATCTGGGGCTCACGGTCCTCACGGACAACAGGAAGTTCTTCCCCAACTACAACGCGGCGCCCGAGATGTACACCAAGGCGATGAAGAAGCACCCGGCCATCGCGGACGTACTGAACCCGATCACGAAGAGGCTGACGACGCGGATCGCTCAGCAGCTGAACGCGAAGGTGGACGTGGACGGGCAGGACCCGCACGAGGTGGCGAAGGCGTGGCTGATCAGGGAGGGCTTCATCAGGAACGGGTGA
- a CDS encoding ABC transporter permease — protein sequence MSSGRRRPPQRPDGEHEVRGLAFRDEQAEQDDQDEAGAEETGRGLTAARRPPGRPVRRLTWLKLLFMPVLLAVVVGATLIWITHAHLDSISRNSLAHDATQTALWQHIQLTAISTFFVLVIAIPLGIALTRSALRRASPYVVALANIGQATPAIGLLALLVIWLGTGREPALIGITVYAVLPVLSNTIAGLRATDPGLIDAARGIGMSAPGVLLRVELPLAVPLILAGVRTALVLNVGTATLATFGGGGGLGDLINAGITNQRMPVLILGSVLTVALALLVDWLASIAEVLLRPRGLET from the coding sequence GTGAGCTCCGGCCGGCGGCGCCCGCCGCAGCGGCCCGACGGCGAGCACGAGGTCCGCGGGCTGGCGTTCCGCGACGAGCAGGCCGAGCAGGACGACCAGGACGAGGCCGGGGCCGAGGAGACGGGGCGGGGGCTGACCGCCGCGCGCCGGCCGCCCGGACGGCCGGTGCGCCGGCTGACCTGGCTCAAGCTGCTCTTCATGCCGGTGCTGCTGGCCGTCGTGGTCGGCGCGACCCTGATCTGGATCACCCACGCCCATCTGGACTCGATCTCCCGGAACTCACTGGCCCACGACGCGACGCAGACCGCCCTGTGGCAGCACATCCAGCTCACCGCGATCTCCACCTTCTTCGTACTGGTCATCGCGATCCCGCTGGGGATCGCGCTGACCCGCAGCGCGCTGCGCAGGGCCTCGCCGTACGTCGTGGCGCTGGCCAACATCGGACAGGCGACCCCTGCGATCGGCCTGCTCGCCCTGCTGGTGATCTGGCTCGGCACCGGCCGGGAACCGGCCCTGATCGGCATCACCGTCTACGCCGTGCTGCCGGTCCTCAGCAACACCATCGCGGGCCTGCGCGCCACCGACCCGGGCCTGATCGACGCGGCACGGGGCATCGGCATGTCGGCGCCCGGCGTGCTGCTGCGGGTGGAACTGCCGCTGGCCGTACCGCTGATCCTGGCGGGGGTGCGGACGGCGCTCGTGCTCAACGTGGGCACGGCCACGCTGGCCACGTTCGGCGGTGGCGGCGGCCTCGGGGACCTGATCAACGCCGGGATCACCAACCAGCGGATGCCGGTACTGATCCTGGGCTCCGTCCTGACCGTGGCGCTGGCGCTGCTGGTGGACTGGCTCGCCTCGATCGCCGAAGTGCTGTTGCGGCCGCGCGGACTGGAGACGTGA
- a CDS encoding ABC transporter ATP-binding protein — MPGPERTERQPAATDPRNAVTGATIQLENLTKHYPGTPLPAVDGVSMDIAAGEIVILVGPSGCGKSTTLRMINRLIEPSSGVIRIGGEDVTGIDPVKLRRKVGYAIQSSGLFPHMTVADNIALVPKMIGWSKQRVKDRVEEMLDLVGLDPREYHGRYPRQLSGGQQQRVGVARALAADPPVLLMDEPFGAVDPITRDHLQDELIRLQQELHKTIVFVTHDFDEAIKLGDRIAVLREQSHIAQFDTPEAILTNPSDDFVSGFVGAGAALKRLNLTRVREVEIADFPTATIDDPLESIFTLLRTGSTNEVLLLDRHHRPYKWLRRGDLMRARGSLARAGTLVHDHVTRDATLRDALEAVLTDSGGRAPVTGRRGEFIGVVTMETLMNSVHEMLEADRLAALEHQQDLADLRARQTHALQEGGSGGGSGVREDPS; from the coding sequence GTGCCCGGGCCGGAGCGGACGGAGCGGCAGCCCGCGGCAACGGACCCGCGGAACGCCGTCACCGGCGCCACCATCCAGCTGGAGAACCTCACCAAGCACTACCCGGGGACCCCGCTGCCCGCCGTGGACGGCGTCAGCATGGACATCGCGGCCGGGGAGATCGTGATCCTGGTGGGTCCTTCGGGGTGCGGGAAGTCCACGACCCTGCGGATGATCAACCGGCTGATCGAACCCTCGTCCGGGGTGATCAGGATCGGTGGCGAGGACGTCACCGGCATCGACCCGGTGAAGCTGCGCCGCAAGGTCGGTTACGCGATCCAGTCGTCCGGCCTGTTCCCGCACATGACGGTCGCCGACAACATCGCCCTCGTACCGAAGATGATCGGCTGGTCCAAGCAGCGGGTGAAGGACCGGGTCGAGGAGATGCTCGATCTCGTCGGGCTCGACCCGCGCGAGTACCACGGCCGCTATCCGCGCCAGCTCTCCGGCGGCCAGCAGCAACGGGTCGGCGTGGCGAGGGCGTTGGCAGCCGACCCGCCGGTCCTGCTGATGGACGAGCCGTTCGGCGCGGTCGACCCCATCACCCGGGACCATCTCCAGGACGAGCTGATCAGGCTCCAGCAGGAGCTGCACAAGACGATCGTCTTCGTCACCCATGACTTCGACGAGGCGATCAAGCTCGGCGACCGGATCGCGGTGCTGCGCGAGCAGTCGCACATCGCCCAGTTCGACACCCCCGAGGCGATCCTCACCAACCCGTCCGACGACTTCGTCTCCGGTTTCGTGGGAGCGGGCGCCGCGCTCAAGCGACTGAACCTGACCCGCGTACGCGAGGTGGAGATCGCCGACTTCCCGACGGCGACGATCGACGACCCGCTGGAGTCCATCTTCACCCTGCTGCGCACCGGCAGTACGAACGAGGTGCTGCTGCTCGACAGGCACCACCGTCCGTACAAGTGGCTGCGGCGCGGCGATCTGATGCGGGCCCGCGGCTCCCTGGCACGGGCCGGGACGCTCGTGCACGACCACGTGACCCGGGACGCGACGCTGCGCGACGCGCTGGAGGCCGTGCTGACCGACAGCGGCGGTCGGGCCCCGGTGACCGGCCGCAGGGGCGAGTTCATCGGTGTGGTCACCATGGAGACGCTGATGAACTCGGTGCACGAGATGCTGGAGGCCGACCGGCTCGCCGCACTGGAGCACCAGCAGGACCTGGCGGATCTGCGGGCGCGGCAGACCCACGCGCTCCAGGAGGGTGGGTCCGGCGGTGGGTCCGGCGTACGGGAAGACCCGTCGTGA
- a CDS encoding ABC transporter permease yields the protein MNFWEYLGNRYQQLLADAGQHASAVFQAMVIATALGVLIGVLSYRREWAGNVAITTTSSILTVPSLAMIGLLIPIVGLGVAPTMIALVLYGLLPIVRNTIVGLRGVDEDLVDAATGIGMSRISRLLRVELPLAWPPILTGIRVATQMLMGIAAIAAFASGPGLGNQIFRGISSLGSANALNEVLSGTLGIIILALLFDAAYVLIGRLTISRGIRA from the coding sequence GTGAATTTCTGGGAGTACCTCGGCAACCGCTACCAGCAGCTGCTGGCGGACGCGGGCCAGCACGCGAGCGCGGTGTTCCAGGCGATGGTCATCGCGACCGCGCTCGGGGTGCTGATCGGGGTCCTCTCGTACCGCAGGGAGTGGGCGGGCAACGTCGCCATCACGACGACCTCGTCGATCCTGACCGTCCCCTCGCTGGCCATGATCGGTCTGCTGATCCCGATCGTGGGTCTCGGTGTCGCACCGACGATGATCGCCCTGGTGCTGTACGGACTGCTGCCGATCGTCCGCAACACCATCGTCGGGCTGCGCGGGGTGGACGAGGACCTGGTGGACGCGGCCACCGGTATCGGGATGTCCCGGATCAGCCGGCTGCTGCGGGTGGAGCTGCCGCTGGCCTGGCCGCCCATCCTCACCGGCATCCGGGTCGCCACCCAGATGCTGATGGGGATCGCCGCCATCGCCGCCTTCGCCTCGGGTCCCGGCCTCGGTAACCAGATCTTCCGCGGGATCTCCAGCCTCGGCAGCGCCAACGCGCTCAACGAGGTGCTGTCCGGGACACTCGGGATCATCATCCTGGCGCTGCTGTTCGACGCCGCGTACGTCCTGATCGGACGCCTGACCATTTCCAGGGGTATCCGTGCCTGA
- a CDS encoding Lrp/AsnC family transcriptional regulator — protein sequence MGIDALDGRLIVLLAREPRIGVLEASRRLGVARGTVQARLDRLQSHGVIRGFGPDVDPAALGYPVTAFATLEIKQGQGADVRAHLTGVPEVLELHTTTGHGDMLCRLVARSNADLQRVIDLVVGFDGIVRASTAIVMENPVPLRIIPLVEQASRGRGPEG from the coding sequence GTGGGCATCGACGCACTGGACGGCCGGCTGATCGTGCTGCTGGCCCGTGAGCCCCGGATCGGGGTGCTGGAGGCGTCACGGCGGCTCGGCGTGGCGCGCGGCACCGTACAGGCGCGGCTCGACCGGCTCCAGTCGCATGGAGTAATCCGGGGATTCGGCCCCGACGTCGACCCGGCCGCCCTCGGCTACCCGGTGACCGCCTTCGCGACCCTGGAGATCAAACAGGGGCAAGGCGCCGATGTACGGGCGCACTTGACCGGGGTGCCCGAGGTGCTGGAACTGCACACAACGACCGGCCACGGCGACATGCTCTGCCGTCTGGTGGCCCGGTCGAACGCGGATCTTCAACGGGTGATCGATCTGGTGGTGGGTTTCGATGGCATCGTGCGCGCCTCCACGGCGATCGTCATGGAAAACCCTGTTCCTCTGCGGATCATCCCGCTGGTGGAGCAGGCGAGCCGAGGAAGGGGCCCCGAGGGGTGA
- the hppD gene encoding 4-hydroxyphenylpyruvate dioxygenase, whose product MTETTQHTPDTAREADPFPVKGMDAVVFAVGNAKQAAHYYATAFGMKLVAYSGPENGSRETASYVLTNGSARFVFTSVIKPATDHGRFLAGHVAEHGDGVVDLAIEVPDARAAYAYATAHGATGLQEPYEVKDDHGTVVLAAIATYGTTRHTLVERTGYDGPYLPGYAAADPIVEPPARRTFQAIDHCVGNVELGKMNEWVAFYNKVMGFTNMKEFVGDDIATEYSALMSKVVADGTLKVKFPINEPAIAKKKSQIDEYLEFYGGAGVQHIALATNDIVGSVRAMRAAGVQFLDTPDSYYDTLGEWAGETRVPVETLREEKILVDRDEDGYLLQIFTKPVQDRPTVFFEMIERHGSMGFGKGNFKALFEAIEREQERRGNL is encoded by the coding sequence ATGACTGAGACCACCCAGCACACCCCGGACACCGCGCGTGAGGCCGACCCCTTCCCGGTGAAGGGAATGGACGCGGTCGTCTTCGCCGTCGGCAACGCCAAGCAGGCCGCGCACTACTACGCGACCGCCTTCGGCATGAAGCTCGTCGCCTACTCCGGACCGGAGAACGGCAGCCGGGAGACCGCCAGTTACGTCCTGACGAACGGGTCGGCCCGCTTCGTGTTCACCTCCGTCATCAAGCCCGCGACAGACCACGGCCGCTTCCTCGCCGGCCATGTCGCCGAGCACGGCGACGGCGTCGTGGACCTCGCCATCGAGGTGCCGGACGCCCGCGCCGCGTACGCCTACGCGACCGCGCACGGCGCCACCGGGCTCCAGGAGCCGTACGAGGTCAAGGACGACCACGGCACGGTGGTCCTGGCGGCCATCGCCACCTACGGCACCACCCGCCACACCCTGGTGGAACGCACCGGCTACGACGGCCCGTACCTGCCCGGGTACGCCGCTGCCGACCCGATCGTCGAGCCGCCCGCCCGGCGCACGTTCCAGGCCATCGACCACTGCGTCGGCAACGTCGAACTCGGCAAGATGAACGAGTGGGTCGCCTTCTACAACAAGGTCATGGGCTTCACCAACATGAAGGAGTTCGTGGGCGACGACATCGCCACCGAGTACTCCGCCCTGATGTCGAAGGTCGTCGCCGACGGCACGCTGAAGGTGAAGTTCCCGATCAACGAGCCGGCGATCGCGAAGAAGAAGTCGCAGATCGACGAGTACCTGGAGTTCTACGGCGGCGCGGGCGTCCAGCACATCGCGCTCGCGACGAACGACATCGTCGGCTCGGTCCGCGCCATGCGGGCGGCGGGCGTCCAGTTCCTGGACACGCCCGACTCGTACTACGACACGCTGGGGGAGTGGGCGGGCGAGACCCGCGTCCCCGTCGAGACCCTCCGTGAGGAGAAGATCCTCGTCGACCGGGACGAGGACGGTTACCTGCTGCAGATCTTCACGAAGCCGGTCCAGGACCGGCCGACGGTCTTCTTCGAGATGATCGAGCGGCACGGATCGATGGGATTCGGCAAGGGGAACTTCAAGGCTCTGTTCGAGGCGATCGAGCGGGAGCAGGAGCGACGCGGAAACCTGTGA
- a CDS encoding SRPBCC family protein: MAKQEAKPADDGLSALDKVKDELSAYLGAQGQRLVDSATGKISDLAEGLGDSDGGGGGLLDIGKRVMGGENPVKAFVGEKAGDMKDKAVDSVKSAFGGGSGSGKAGSPKVINIIEAIDVGKPLRTVYDRWTEIEEFSSFTKGVTGVKQSDEIESDWKLKVAFSNRSWKASVQEQVPDDRIVWTSEGGKGTTRGAITFHELAPSLTRVVAVVEYTPAGFFEKTGNIWRAQGRRLRLDLKHFQRYVTLTGDDDEVEGWRGEIRDGEVVRSHEEGLEDDEDQGDEEEGEDEEEGDEDYEDGEEEDGEEEEEGDDEEDAYEDEDDDEDEDEDER, from the coding sequence ATGGCGAAGCAGGAGGCCAAACCAGCGGACGACGGCCTGTCCGCCCTCGACAAGGTCAAGGACGAGCTTTCCGCCTATCTCGGGGCACAGGGACAGCGGTTGGTGGATTCGGCCACGGGGAAGATCTCGGATCTGGCAGAAGGACTGGGAGATTCCGATGGCGGCGGCGGGGGCCTCCTCGACATCGGGAAACGGGTCATGGGCGGTGAGAATCCCGTCAAGGCCTTTGTGGGCGAGAAGGCCGGCGATATGAAGGACAAGGCGGTGGACTCCGTCAAGAGCGCCTTCGGCGGCGGCAGCGGCAGCGGTAAGGCCGGGAGCCCCAAGGTCATCAATATCATCGAGGCTATCGACGTCGGAAAACCACTGCGTACGGTGTATGACCGGTGGACCGAGATCGAGGAGTTCAGCTCGTTCACCAAGGGCGTCACCGGTGTGAAGCAGTCGGATGAGATCGAGAGCGACTGGAAGCTCAAAGTCGCCTTTTCCAATCGCAGCTGGAAGGCCTCGGTACAGGAGCAGGTACCCGACGACCGGATCGTCTGGACATCCGAGGGCGGCAAGGGCACGACCCGCGGCGCCATCACCTTCCACGAATTGGCCCCGAGCCTGACCCGTGTCGTCGCTGTCGTCGAGTACACGCCCGCGGGCTTCTTCGAGAAGACGGGCAACATCTGGCGGGCACAAGGGCGCCGGCTGCGCCTGGACCTCAAACACTTCCAGCGTTACGTCACCCTGACCGGGGACGACGACGAGGTCGAAGGCTGGCGCGGCGAGATCCGCGACGGTGAAGTCGTCCGCAGCCACGAAGAGGGCCTGGAGGACGACGAGGACCAGGGCGACGAGGAAGAGGGAGAAGACGAGGAGGAGGGGGACGAGGACTACGAGGACGGGGAGGAGGAAGACGGGGAGGAGGAAGAAGAAGGAGACGACGAAGAGGACGCATACGAAGACGAAGACGACGACGAGGACGAGGACGAGGACGAACGCTGA
- a CDS encoding Asp23/Gls24 family envelope stress response protein has translation MASNDSTGSTHSTTLGGSGDSGSTRGTTTIADTVVATIAGIAVRETDGVYAVGGSASRAIGSVRDRVSKTPAPSRGIKVEVGETQAAIDVDVIVEYGEPIADAAKEIRTRVTDAVETMTGLEVVEINIKVSDVHLAGPDDDSDDDEDSGPSGRVR, from the coding sequence ATGGCCAGTAACGACAGCACCGGCAGCACCCACTCGACCACTCTGGGCGGCAGCGGCGACAGCGGCAGCACCCGGGGCACGACCACCATCGCCGACACGGTCGTCGCGACCATCGCGGGCATCGCGGTCCGCGAGACCGACGGTGTGTACGCGGTGGGGGGCAGCGCCTCCCGGGCCATCGGATCCGTCCGCGACAGGGTCTCGAAGACACCCGCACCCAGCAGGGGAATCAAGGTCGAGGTCGGAGAGACACAGGCCGCGATCGACGTGGACGTGATCGTGGAGTACGGCGAGCCCATCGCGGACGCCGCGAAGGAGATCCGTACGCGTGTGACGGACGCGGTGGAGACGATGACGGGTCTGGAAGTCGTCGAGATCAACATCAAGGTGTCCGACGTCCACCTGGCCGGGCCGGACGACGACAGCGACGACGACGAGGACAGCGGACCGAGCGGGCGGGTCCGGTAA
- a CDS encoding gas vesicle protein, producing the protein MAEQRARKSGTSRSESTTADRKRVKGAEEAAERACLSLKRLISHRTEGVSAVSRTDGGWHVDVDVLELPRIPDTTSLLATYEVDLDEQGALLEYRRVRRYRRGQADD; encoded by the coding sequence ATGGCAGAACAGCGCGCCCGGAAATCCGGGACCTCCCGATCCGAATCCACCACCGCGGACAGAAAGCGGGTGAAGGGTGCGGAGGAGGCGGCCGAGCGCGCATGCCTGAGCCTGAAGAGGCTGATCAGTCACAGAACTGAAGGCGTCTCCGCTGTTTCGCGGACCGACGGCGGCTGGCACGTCGACGTGGATGTACTCGAACTCCCCCGCATTCCCGATACGACCAGCCTGCTGGCCACGTACGAAGTGGACCTCGATGAGCAGGGGGCACTGCTGGAATACCGCAGAGTCCGGCGTTACCGCCGCGGTCAGGCAGACGACTGA
- the gvpJ gene encoding gas vesicle protein GvpJ, whose translation MSTYSEEVVRVPRAGSLYDVLELILDRGMVIDIFIRVSLVGIEILKIDARIVVASVDTYLRFAEACNRLDLENDSTSRTVPELFGGGMAKSAGKAGAKKAAHSVGDKVKKAVGVGGDDDDDDDDEAQEETRPRRHKPARSRSTGGERTRRRKEES comes from the coding sequence TTGAGCACATACAGCGAGGAGGTTGTCCGCGTTCCCCGCGCCGGCAGCCTCTACGACGTCCTGGAACTCATTCTCGACCGCGGCATGGTCATCGACATCTTCATACGGGTGTCCCTGGTCGGCATCGAAATCCTCAAGATCGATGCACGCATCGTCGTAGCCAGCGTCGACACCTATCTGCGGTTCGCCGAAGCGTGCAACCGGCTCGATCTGGAAAACGATTCGACGAGCAGGACAGTGCCGGAGCTCTTCGGCGGCGGTATGGCCAAGAGCGCCGGCAAAGCAGGCGCCAAGAAGGCCGCGCATTCCGTGGGCGACAAGGTGAAGAAGGCCGTCGGAGTCGGTGGCGACGACGACGATGACGATGACGACGAGGCGCAGGAAGAGACACGACCGCGCCGGCACAAGCCGGCCCGTTCGCGGAGCACCGGTGGCGAACGCACGCGCCGCCGCAAGGAGGAGAGCTGA
- a CDS encoding GvpL/GvpF family gas vesicle protein yields MAATGMYVYGIVGGSHPLPPGARGVGEPPAAVRLLPAGDLAVVVSEAPPGLRARRRDLMAHQGLLMELAEAGPVLPMRFGMVAPDESTVLSDVAARHSRHAATLERLDARVEMNVKVMPVQDNLAALIREDPVVRRIREETRRRPGYEANIRLGEAVSAGLRRRAAAAAALLPDQCAEIADEMRPGPEVEGCVLNASFLVPRRHEADFRAVVERCAAAHPDRLELRLTGPLPCYSFVGPEHAPARV; encoded by the coding sequence ATGGCTGCGACAGGCATGTACGTGTACGGCATCGTGGGCGGCTCGCACCCGCTTCCCCCCGGTGCCCGGGGCGTCGGCGAGCCACCCGCCGCGGTCCGCCTCCTGCCGGCCGGTGACCTGGCCGTCGTGGTCAGCGAGGCGCCCCCGGGGCTCAGGGCGCGACGCCGCGACCTCATGGCACATCAGGGTCTGCTGATGGAACTGGCCGAGGCGGGGCCCGTGCTGCCGATGCGTTTCGGGATGGTCGCGCCGGACGAGTCCACGGTGCTGTCCGACGTCGCGGCGCGACACAGCCGGCACGCCGCGACCCTGGAACGGCTCGACGCACGCGTCGAGATGAACGTGAAGGTCATGCCGGTGCAGGACAACCTGGCCGCGCTGATCCGTGAGGACCCCGTGGTCCGGAGGATCCGCGAGGAGACCCGCCGCCGGCCCGGTTACGAGGCCAACATCCGGCTGGGCGAGGCCGTATCGGCCGGACTCCGGCGCAGGGCCGCGGCAGCCGCCGCACTGCTGCCGGACCAGTGTGCGGAGATCGCCGACGAGATGCGCCCGGGGCCGGAAGTCGAAGGCTGCGTCCTGAACGCCTCCTTCCTCGTCCCGCGGCGCCACGAAGCGGACTTCCGCGCCGTCGTGGAGCGCTGTGCCGCGGCCCACCCGGACCGTCTGGAACTCCGGCTCACCGGCCCGCTGCCCTGCTACAGCTTCGTAGGACCGGAACACGCCCCGGCCAGGGTCTGA
- a CDS encoding gas vesicle protein GvpG: MGLISGVLLLPLAPVRGVIWVSDRLVDAAEQELHDPGVIRARLAELNRSLDDGEIDLPQFEREEERLLDLLDRKPPPPPHRVHATPGGPQPTDTDQPARIAPRTGGTQ, translated from the coding sequence ATGGGGCTGATCTCCGGCGTACTGCTCCTCCCGCTGGCACCGGTACGCGGCGTGATCTGGGTCTCCGACCGGCTCGTCGACGCGGCGGAGCAGGAACTGCACGACCCCGGTGTGATCCGCGCCCGGCTCGCCGAACTGAACCGCTCCCTGGACGACGGCGAAATCGACCTGCCGCAGTTCGAACGGGAGGAGGAGCGGCTGCTGGACCTCCTCGACAGGAAACCGCCGCCGCCTCCCCACCGCGTCCACGCCACTCCAGGGGGCCCGCAACCCACCGACACCGACCAGCCGGCGCGGATCGCACCGAGAACCGGGGGCACCCAGTGA
- a CDS encoding gas vesicle protein: protein MTEVDSWGSPAPSHAPSTANLAEILERVLDKGIVIAGDIKIDLLDIELLTIRLRLFISSVETAKKAGIDWWETDPALSSRAAHNALSEENQQLRERLRDLEGDDAGESGRPREVRRR, encoded by the coding sequence GTGACGGAAGTGGACAGCTGGGGCTCGCCTGCCCCCTCGCACGCACCCAGCACGGCCAACCTGGCCGAAATCCTGGAACGTGTCCTGGACAAGGGCATCGTCATCGCCGGCGACATCAAGATCGATCTGCTCGACATCGAGCTGCTGACCATCCGGCTGCGGCTCTTCATCTCGTCCGTCGAGACGGCGAAGAAGGCCGGTATCGACTGGTGGGAGACCGACCCGGCCCTCTCCTCCCGCGCCGCGCACAACGCCCTGTCCGAGGAGAACCAGCAGCTGCGCGAACGCCTCCGGGACCTGGAGGGCGACGACGCCGGGGAGTCCGGGAGGCCGCGGGAGGTGCGCCGCCGATGA